The Henningerozyma blattae CBS 6284 chromosome 9, complete genome DNA segment GACGAGCATAGTCATGACTGAATTGGCGCATACAAGCACTTAGAGCATCCTTCTCATTGTTACAAGCCCCCAACATACGACGGGCATAGGAACTGTTATGACACTCTTCTAGTAGACGAGCATAATGGGCACAAGCTAAATCAAGAAAGATAGGCGGTTAGTAATGAAggaacaaaataattaatgatgatgatgatgatgatgacaatataaaggaaaaaaagaatatcaCGTGATATGATTAGGTCACGTGCATAGGTCACAGCTGGAACCAGCATTAAAAAGCAGAGCTAGAACTAGAACCAGAACCAGAGCATAGTAGAGTTGGCAAATACATACCAGTGTGTTTGGCGGCTTCACGATCAGGCTGCATGGTGTGGCGTAATATGTGTGTAACTTGTGTAATTAGTGTGGTGTGGCGGTGGAACAATATTTAGCAATGTGTTGTGTGTGGTTCAGTACAGCCGCGCTGACACGCTCTTTATAGCGCGCAGCGCGAAGCGGCGTGGACAAAGGGGCAAGAGCACGTGCCATGACTCCCCTACAAAAGGGGCAGAAGAAGTCACTGTATATAAAGCAAGAATTATGATGAGTTTCCTTGTGTTGATTGTTCTTTGGTCTTGTTATTTGTTCAATTGGATCATACCATTGAACATCATCACAACCGATTAAggtgaaaaattcaaaataatataaaaaaaaaatggccAAATCAGCAGTCTTAGGGTTCCCAAGAATTGGGCCAAATAGAGAATTGAAGAAAAGTACTGAGTCTTACTGGAAGGGGAAGATTACCCAGGACGAGCTTGTGGCAGTGGGGAAGCAAATTAGAAAGGACAATTGGTTGTTGCAAAAACAGAGTGGGATTGATATTATTCCATCCAATGATTTCTCGTTCTACGATCATATCTTGGATATCTCCGTATTGTTCAATGTGATCCCTAAACGTTATTCCGACTTGAAATTATCTACTTTGGATACCGTTTTTGCCATGGGTAGAGGGTTACAAAGGGATGAAATTGATGTGACTGCTTTAGAGATGGTTAAATGGTTTGATTCTAACTATCATTATGTTAGACCTACTTTCTCCCATGATACTCAATTTAAATTGGTCGGTTCTAAGccaattgatgaatttttgGAAGCCAAGGAATTGGGTGTCATCACTAGACCTGTCTTGCTAGGTCCtgtatctttattattcttgGGTAAACCAGATAACGATTCTTTAGATTTAGATTTGTTATCTTTGTTACCTAAATTATTACCTGTTTACGTCGAATTATTGactcaattgaaaaaagcAGGTGCAGAACAAGTTCAAATTGATGAACCTATCTTGGTTTTGGATTTGGATTCTAAAGTTAAAGCTGCATATTCtacttttttcaaagctTTAGAAGCTGCTTCCACTACTATCCCATCAATCACATTATCTACTTATTTCGGTACTGTAGTTCCAAATTTGGAAGTTTTGAAATCTGCTCCAGTAGAAACTTTACATTTTGATTTCATTAGAGCTCCAGAACAAATTAATGATGTCTTAACAGTTATCTCTGCcaatcaaaaattatccATTGGTATTGTCGATGGTAGAAACATTTGGAAAAATGATTTCGAAACGTCTATtgaattcattaataatgtcATCCAAAAGATTCCAACTGAAAGAATCGTCATTGctacttcttcttcattattacaTACCCCTgtagatttaaataatgaaactaAATTATCCGATGAAGTTAAAGATTTCTTCTCATTTGCTACTcaaaaattgaatgaaGTTACCATTTTAACAAACTTAATCAATAATCCAAAGGATGTTGATGCTATTAAACAATTGGaagtaaatataaaatcTATCACTGCCAAGAAAAACTCCAAGATTACTACCAATGAAACTGTTCAAAAAAGATTGAAATCCATCGATGATAAGATGGCCACTCGTGCTTCTCCATTCGTTGAAAGATTAAAGGAACAACAAAAGGTTTTCAACTTACCTTTATTcccaacaacaacaattggTTCTTTCCCACAAACCAAAGATATTAGAATCAATAGAAACAAATTCGTAAAAGGTACTATCACAAAGGAAGAATATGAaacttttattaatgaagaaattgaaagagTCATTAGATTCCAAGAAGAAATCGGTTTAGATGTCTTGGTTCATGGTGAACCAGAAAGAAATGATATGGTTCAATATTTCGGTGAACAAATTGATGGTTATTATTTCACTCAAAACGGTTGGGTTCAATCCTATGGTTCTAGATACGTTAGACCACCAATCATTGTTGGTGACTTATCAAGACCAAACCCAATGTCTGTAAGAGAATCTGTCTATGCTCAATCTATAACCAAAAAGACTGTTAAAGGCATGTTGACTGGTCCAATTACCTGTTTAAGATGGTCTTTCCCTCGTGTCGATATTAATCAAGAATCTCAAGCTTTACAATTAGCCTTAGTTCTAAGAGATGAAGTTCAAGATTTGGAAAAAGCCGGTATTAAATGTATTCAAGTCGATGAACCTGCCTTGAGGGAAGGTTTACCTTTACGTGAAGGTAAAGAAAGATCTGAATATTTGGATTGGGCTGCAAAGGCTTTCCGTGTTGCTACCTCCGGTGTTACCAACGCTACTCAAATCCATTCTCATTTCTGTTACTCAGATTTGGATCCAACTCATATTAAAGCTTTGGATGCTGATGTCGTTTCCATTGAATTCTCCAAGAAAGATGATccaaaatatatcaaagaATTTCAAACTTATCCAAACCATATTGGCTTAGGTCTTTTCGATATTCATTCCCCAAGAGTTCCATCAAAGGAAGAATTTATTGCCAAAATCGACAAAATCTTAGAATCTTATCCTGCTGAAAAATTCTGGGTTAATCCAGATTGTGGTCTAAAGACAAGAGATTGGGATGAAACTAGGGTGTCCTTAACCAATATGGTTGAAGCCGCAAAATACTTCCGTGAAGAATATGAatcaaagaattaataattgacactttatattttttatcttaaAGACTTGCATTCGTTTACTtactatatttttcttacgTTTCtacttatttatttatatagttTAACCAACCCTTActtttacttttaaataCTTCTTTGCAAGAAGAAAGCGatttcttctatttttattaaatatatataaaaaagacTCTTCCTAAactttataattttatataaatttataaaataatgtaTGATTAAAGcaatgaaaagaaaaaaacaacattaattttaaaatattcttctttataAGCCTTCAACAACTC contains these protein-coding regions:
- the CMC2 gene encoding Cmc2p (similar to Saccharomyces cerevisiae YBL059C-A; ancestral locus Anc_7.382), coding for MQPDREAAKHTACAHYARLLEECHNSSYARRMLGACNNEKDALSACMRQFSHDYARQRLANARENAAAKNANANAWDDLERDEALLRQLVEREKAKRNS
- the MET6 gene encoding 5-methyltetrahydropteroyltriglutamate-homocysteine S-methyltransferase (similar to Saccharomyces cerevisiae MET6 (YER091C); ancestral locus Anc_7.378), whose amino-acid sequence is MAKSAVLGFPRIGPNRELKKSTESYWKGKITQDELVAVGKQIRKDNWLLQKQSGIDIIPSNDFSFYDHILDISVLFNVIPKRYSDLKLSTLDTVFAMGRGLQRDEIDVTALEMVKWFDSNYHYVRPTFSHDTQFKLVGSKPIDEFLEAKELGVITRPVLLGPVSLLFLGKPDNDSLDLDLLSLLPKLLPVYVELLTQLKKAGAEQVQIDEPILVLDLDSKVKAAYSTFFKALEAASTTIPSITLSTYFGTVVPNLEVLKSAPVETLHFDFIRAPEQINDVLTVISANQKLSIGIVDGRNIWKNDFETSIEFINNVIQKIPTERIVIATSSSLLHTPVDLNNETKLSDEVKDFFSFATQKLNEVTILTNLINNPKDVDAIKQLEVNIKSITAKKNSKITTNETVQKRLKSIDDKMATRASPFVERLKEQQKVFNLPLFPTTTIGSFPQTKDIRINRNKFVKGTITKEEYETFINEEIERVIRFQEEIGLDVLVHGEPERNDMVQYFGEQIDGYYFTQNGWVQSYGSRYVRPPIIVGDLSRPNPMSVRESVYAQSITKKTVKGMLTGPITCLRWSFPRVDINQESQALQLALVLRDEVQDLEKAGIKCIQVDEPALREGLPLREGKERSEYLDWAAKAFRVATSGVTNATQIHSHFCYSDLDPTHIKALDADVVSIEFSKKDDPKYIKEFQTYPNHIGLGLFDIHSPRVPSKEEFIAKIDKILESYPAEKFWVNPDCGLKTRDWDETRVSLTNMVEAAKYFREEYESKN